One segment of Niabella beijingensis DNA contains the following:
- a CDS encoding AI-2E family transporter: MTYRKIDNNILRQIVLILLIGLLGFMIFFNLRYFTPGALGAITLYILFRKTFFRLTEERKWKKSLASFLLMFGTLLVIALPLWLIIEVMIPQISNLLANKQVIVEKYNAVKAFIASKPLLNRINLSDESLMRTLGKVTAYFPGILNSVAEIFVNIFTALFILYFMQVNARGMEKRIRLFIPFSDDNTQTLWEETKMMVRSNALGIPILALCQGLVAVLGYWIFGVGNFVMWGLITGAASMIPAVGTMIVWVPICIVVFATGHVGNGIGLTLYSLIIVGGIDNVLRFTILKKIGDIHPLITVFGVILGLKLFGIMGLIFGPLFMSYFLLMIQVYRIEFGKKSDKLPHGPETVGVVEKK, translated from the coding sequence ATGACCTACAGGAAAATAGACAACAATATACTACGGCAAATTGTACTGATACTGCTCATCGGCCTTCTGGGATTTATGATCTTTTTTAACCTCCGGTATTTTACGCCCGGAGCCCTGGGTGCCATTACATTGTACATCCTTTTCCGTAAAACATTTTTCCGGCTTACCGAAGAACGGAAATGGAAAAAATCCCTGGCCAGTTTTCTTCTGATGTTTGGCACACTCCTGGTGATCGCGCTGCCGTTATGGCTGATCATAGAGGTAATGATCCCGCAGATCAGTAATCTGCTGGCCAATAAACAGGTGATCGTGGAAAAATACAATGCAGTTAAAGCGTTTATTGCCAGCAAGCCCCTGCTCAACCGGATCAACCTTTCTGACGAGTCCCTGATGCGCACCCTTGGAAAAGTGACCGCTTATTTCCCGGGCATCCTTAACTCAGTGGCTGAAATCTTTGTGAACATTTTTACCGCCCTGTTTATCCTCTATTTTATGCAGGTGAATGCGCGGGGAATGGAAAAACGGATCCGCCTGTTCATTCCTTTCAGCGATGACAACACCCAAACGCTTTGGGAAGAGACAAAGATGATGGTACGTTCCAATGCGCTGGGGATACCGATCCTGGCCCTGTGCCAGGGATTGGTGGCGGTGCTGGGATACTGGATATTCGGAGTGGGTAATTTTGTGATGTGGGGACTTATAACCGGTGCGGCTTCAATGATCCCCGCTGTAGGCACGATGATCGTATGGGTGCCTATCTGTATTGTTGTTTTTGCAACCGGACATGTAGGCAACGGCATCGGCCTTACCTTATACAGCCTGATCATTGTAGGCGGTATCGATAACGTGTTGCGGTTTACCATCCTTAAGAAAATCGGGGACATTCATCCGCTGATAACGGTTTTTGGTGTGATCCTGGGTCTTAAGCTCTTCGGCATCATGGGGCTGATCTTTGGCCCGCTGTTTATGTCGTACTTTTTATTAATGATCCAGGTGTACCGCATCGAATTCGGAAAGAAGAGCGACAAGCTGCCCCACGGACCCGAAACGGTGGGCGTTGTCGAAAAAAAATGA